From Brassica oleracea var. oleracea cultivar TO1000 chromosome C3, BOL, whole genome shotgun sequence, a single genomic window includes:
- the LOC106336017 gene encoding uncharacterized protein LOC106336017 isoform X3: protein MFREAGLRSIGEDHVGSRWTIGNRKLDAKSVSNANGVKASHGFGLRTAPPVPSAAARAHNGGYGAKAETLQEAETFGVMNNNISSHNECETRRNVEAGTTGRNQNGTITSTTSLPPRFPTFHASEQGPWSAMIAYEACMRLCLHSMSVDRVNEASYFLNNECKTMRKAFSLEKFFLQSEEELLGKGPCELVTEPSAPKNKKTIGKIRVQVRKIKMGLDPPPGCNIASLTVPKEKLVVVRRNIAELNLTLSSGWKAAKKVHVTPRVPLNGSFSRQSLAYVQAAARYLKQVSKAVKNEVVASHTGQQTYETVQETYSCSLRLKSSAEEDQIKTQPGSSEAFIFLPDSLGDDLISEVRDSKGQLLGRVVVQLAAIVDDPNEKVRWWPIYHEPEHEHIGRIQLHLSYSSSLDEKTKCGLVAETSAYDIILEVAMKAEQFQRRNLVFKGPWLWMITRFASYYGISDAYARLRYLSYVMDVASPTKDCLDLIYDFLLPIIMKSNHKSVLSHQENRLLGEIDEQIQQILASAFENYKSLDELSFSGMKDVFESATGTPAPAIESSVRLYALLNDVLTPEAQLKLCRYFQAASKKRSIRHLLETNDLLNNRSEGAAPVDPMALTTSYQKMKSLILSFKNEISTDIAIHNCSVLPSYIDLPNLSASIYSVDLCNRLREFLLVWPPPGPSPPVVDLVITTADFQRDITSWNINPIKGGVNAKELFYSYITNWIEEKRRVLYELCKLETVKPCGDISGLTSPFVDEMYQRLNGTLDEYDIIIRRWPEYAISLEKVVADAEKAIVEAMEKQFAEIISPLKESKIFGLKIVKKFTKGAPNPYAVPKELGVLLNSMKRVLDILRPSIENRFKSWNSYIPDGENRILGERLSEVTVLLRAKFRSYTQALVEKLAENTRIQNHMKLKSIIHDLRETTAEPDVRNRMMALKDVLDKTIDHLHSVFLPDVFVSVCRGIWDRLGQDVLRLLEDRKDNVTWHKGPRIAVSVLDEIFATQMQSLLGNALKPEHLEPPRSMMELRSMLCKDSKDYREGGYNY from the exons ATGTTCAGAGAAGCCGGCTTGAGAAGCATAGGAGAG GATCATGTTGGTTCGAGGTGGACGATTGGTAACCGGAAGTTGGATGCTAAGTCTGTTTCCAACGCCAATGGTGTGAAAGCTTCTCATGGTTTTGGACTCAGGACTGCTCCTCCAGTTCCTTCGGCTGCTGCGAGAG CTCATAATGGTGGATATGGTGCTAAGGCTGAAACTTTACAGGAAGCTGAAACATTTGGTGTGATGAACAATAATATATCTTCGCATAACGAATGTGAAACAAGAAGAAATGTTGAGGCTGGAACTACAGGAAGGAACCAGAACGGGACCATCACTTCAACGACTTCATTGCCTCCTCGTTTCCCAACTTTTCACGCAAG TGAGCAAGGTCCGTGGTCTGCGATGATTGCGTATGAAGCCTGTATGCGGCTATGTCTCCATTCAATGTCAGTGGACAGAGTCAACGAAGCTTCATACTTCCTGAATAACGAATGCAAGACAATGCGGAAGGCATTTAGTTTAGAGAAATTCTTCCTTCAATCCGAAGAAGAGCTACTTGGAAAGGGACCTTGCGAGTTGGTTACCGAGCCATCTGCTCCAAAAAATAAGAAAACTATCGGAAAAATTAGAGTCCAAG TTCGTAAAATTAAAATGGGATTAGATCCCCCACCTGGCTGTAACATTGCATCACTGACGGTCCCCAAGGAAAAGCTCGTAGTTGTTCGTCGCAATATTGCAGAGCTGAATTTGACTTTATCATCTGGATGGAAAGCAGCGAAGAAAGTTCATGTCACTCCTCGTGTTCCTCTTAATGGTTCCTTTTCACGTCAGAGTCTGGCTTACGTGCAGGCAGCTGCTCGCTACCTTAAACAGGTCTCAAAAGCTGTTAAAAACGAAGTGGTTGCATCTCACACTGGACAACAAACTTATGAAACAGTACAAG AAACATATTCATGTTCATTGAGGTTGAAGAGCTCCGCTGAAGAGGATCAAATTAAGACACAGCCTGGGTCCAGCGAGGCTTTTATTTT CTTGCCAGACAGTCTTGGTGATGATTTGATTAGTGAAGTTCGAGATTCGAAGGGGCAACTTCTTGGTCGTGTTGTAGTTCAGCTAGCAGCTATTGTTGATGATCCG AATGAGAAGGTGCGATGGTGGCCAATATATCATGAACCAGAGCATGAACATATTGGGAGAATACAACTTCATTTAAGCTATTCAAGCAGTCTAGATGAAAAAACCAAGTGTGGATTGGTGGCAGAAACTTCAGCTTATGATATTATCCTAGAGGTCGCTATGAAAGCAGAACAATTTCAACGAAGAAATTTAGTGTTCAAGGGCCCATGGCTCTGGATGATAACTCGATTCGCATCATATTATGGGATTTCAGATGCATACGCAAGATTAAG ATATCTTTCTTATGTTATGGATGTTGCTTCGCCTACCAAGGACTGTCTTGATCTGATATATGATTTTCTACTCCCTATTATAATGAAAAGCAACCACAAGTCTGTATTGAGTCATCAAGAG AACCGATTACTGGGGGAAATTGACGAACAAATTCAGCAGATCCTTGCTTCAGCATTTGAGAATTATAAATCACTTGACGAACTGTCTTTCTCCGGGATGAAAGATGTCTTTGAGTCTGCTACGGGGACTCCAGCACCGGCGATAGAATCATCTGTCAGGCTTTATGCTCTTCTCAACGATGTATTAACCCCTGAGGCACAGCTAAAACTTTGCAGATACTTTCAG GCTGCTTCAAAGAAGAGGTCAATAAGACATTTGTTGGAAACAAACGATTTACTTAACAACCGTAGTGAAGGTGCTGCACCAGTTGATCCAATGGCACTGACAACATCTTATCAAAAGATGAAGTCTCTAATATTGAGCTTTAAGAATGAAATATCCACTGACATAGCGATCCATAACTGCAGTGTGCTCCCAAG TTATATAGACCTTCCAAATCTTTCAGCGTCAATATATAGCGTGGATCTCTGCAATAGGCTCCGGGAGTTTCTTCTCGTATGGCCTCCTCCTGGACCATCACCTCCTGTTGTTGACCTTGTTATCACAACTGCTGACTTTCAGAGAGATATTACTAGCTGGAACATAAA TCCTATTAAAGGTGGTGTGAACGCCAAAGAGCTATTTTATTCGTATATCACAAACTGGATTGAAGAGAAAAGACGCGTTCTATACGAACTCTGCAAGCTAGAAACG GTAAAACCATGTGGTGATATCTCGGGATTGACTTCTCCTTTTGTGGATGAGATGTATCAGAGACTCAATGGGACACTTGACGAATATGATATTATCATTAGGCGTTGGCCAGAATATGCAATATCCTTGGAGAAA GTTGTAGCAGATGCAGAGAAGGCAATAGTGGAAGCGATGGAGAAACAGTTTGCTGAGATTATATCTCCGTTAAAGGAAAGTAAGATCTTTGGGCTGAAAATCGTCAAGAAGTTCACCAAAGGCGCACCTAACCCTTACGCTGTGCCAAAAGAG CTTGGAGTTCTTTTGAACTCGATGAAAAGAGTGCTTGACATTTTACGGCCGAGTATAGAGAACCGGTTTAAATCTTGGAACTCATACATCCCCGACGGAGAAAACAGAATCTTGGGAGAGCGGTTGAGTGAAGTTACAGTGTTGTTAAGAGCCAAGTTCAGAAGTTATACGCAAGCACTCGTGGAGAAACTCGCTGAGAAT ACGAGAATACAAAATCACATGAAGCTAAAGAGCATCATCCACGACTTAAGGGAAACCACAGCAGAACCAGATGTTAGAAACCGAATGATGGCATTGAAAGATGTGCTAGACAAAACCATCGATCACCTACACAGTGTTTTCCTACCGGATGTGTTTGTATCGGTCTGCAGAGGAATCTGGGACCGATTGGGACAG GATGTGCTTCGTCTTTTGGAGGATAGGAAAGATAATGTGACTTGGCACAAAGGCCCAAGAATCGCAGTTTCT GTTTTGGATGAAATCTTTGCGACACAAATGCAAAGCCTGTTAGGGAACGCTCTCAAGCCTGAGCACTTGGAGCCGCCGAGATCAATGATGGAGCTCAGGTCTAT
- the LOC106336017 gene encoding uncharacterized protein LOC106336017 isoform X2, which produces MFREAGLRSIGEDHVGSRWTIGNRKLDAKSVSNANGVKASHGFGLRTAPPVPSAAARAAHNGGYGAKAETLQEAETFGVMNNNISSHNECETRRNVEAGTTGRNQNGTITSTTSLPPRFPTFHASEQGPWSAMIAYEACMRLCLHSMSVDRVNEASYFLNNECKTMRKAFSLEKFFLQSEEELLGKGPCELVTEPSAPKNKKTIGKIRVQVRKIKMGLDPPPGCNIASLTVPKEKLVVVRRNIAELNLTLSSGWKAAKKVHVTPRVPLNGSFSRQSLAYVQAAARYLKQVSKAVKNEVVASHTGQQTYETVQETYSCSLRLKSSAEEDQIKTQPGSSEAFIFLPDSLGDDLISEVRDSKGQLLGRVVVQLAAIVDDPNEKVRWWPIYHEPEHEHIGRIQLHLSYSSSLDEKTKCGLVAETSAYDIILEVAMKAEQFQRRNLVFKGPWLWMITRFASYYGISDAYARLRYLSYVMDVASPTKDCLDLIYDFLLPIIMKSNHKSVLSHQENRLLGEIDEQIQQILASAFENYKSLDELSFSGMKDVFESATGTPAPAIESSVRLYALLNDVLTPEAQLKLCRYFQAASKKRSIRHLLETNDLLNNRSEGAAPVDPMALTTSYQKMKSLILSFKNEISTDIAIHNCSVLPSYIDLPNLSASIYSVDLCNRLREFLLVWPPPGPSPPVVDLVITTADFQRDITSWNINPIKGGVNAKELFYSYITNWIEEKRRVLYELCKLETVKPCGDISGLTSPFVDEMYQRLNGTLDEYDIIIRRWPEYAISLEKVVADAEKAIVEAMEKQFAEIISPLKESKIFGLKIVKKFTKGAPNPYAVPKELGVLLNSMKRVLDILRPSIENRFKSWNSYIPDGENRILGERLSEVTVLLRAKFRSYTQALVEKLAENTRIQNHMKLKSIIHDLRETTAEPDVRNRMMALKDVLDKTIDHLHSVFLPDVFVSVCRGIWDRLGQDVLRLLEDRKDNVTWHKGPRIAVSVLDEIFATQMQSLLGNALKPEHLEPPRSMMELRSMLCKDSKDYREGGYNY; this is translated from the exons ATGTTCAGAGAAGCCGGCTTGAGAAGCATAGGAGAG GATCATGTTGGTTCGAGGTGGACGATTGGTAACCGGAAGTTGGATGCTAAGTCTGTTTCCAACGCCAATGGTGTGAAAGCTTCTCATGGTTTTGGACTCAGGACTGCTCCTCCAGTTCCTTCGGCTGCTGCGAGAG CAGCTCATAATGGTGGATATGGTGCTAAGGCTGAAACTTTACAGGAAGCTGAAACATTTGGTGTGATGAACAATAATATATCTTCGCATAACGAATGTGAAACAAGAAGAAATGTTGAGGCTGGAACTACAGGAAGGAACCAGAACGGGACCATCACTTCAACGACTTCATTGCCTCCTCGTTTCCCAACTTTTCACGCAAG TGAGCAAGGTCCGTGGTCTGCGATGATTGCGTATGAAGCCTGTATGCGGCTATGTCTCCATTCAATGTCAGTGGACAGAGTCAACGAAGCTTCATACTTCCTGAATAACGAATGCAAGACAATGCGGAAGGCATTTAGTTTAGAGAAATTCTTCCTTCAATCCGAAGAAGAGCTACTTGGAAAGGGACCTTGCGAGTTGGTTACCGAGCCATCTGCTCCAAAAAATAAGAAAACTATCGGAAAAATTAGAGTCCAAG TTCGTAAAATTAAAATGGGATTAGATCCCCCACCTGGCTGTAACATTGCATCACTGACGGTCCCCAAGGAAAAGCTCGTAGTTGTTCGTCGCAATATTGCAGAGCTGAATTTGACTTTATCATCTGGATGGAAAGCAGCGAAGAAAGTTCATGTCACTCCTCGTGTTCCTCTTAATGGTTCCTTTTCACGTCAGAGTCTGGCTTACGTGCAGGCAGCTGCTCGCTACCTTAAACAGGTCTCAAAAGCTGTTAAAAACGAAGTGGTTGCATCTCACACTGGACAACAAACTTATGAAACAGTACAAG AAACATATTCATGTTCATTGAGGTTGAAGAGCTCCGCTGAAGAGGATCAAATTAAGACACAGCCTGGGTCCAGCGAGGCTTTTATTTT CTTGCCAGACAGTCTTGGTGATGATTTGATTAGTGAAGTTCGAGATTCGAAGGGGCAACTTCTTGGTCGTGTTGTAGTTCAGCTAGCAGCTATTGTTGATGATCCG AATGAGAAGGTGCGATGGTGGCCAATATATCATGAACCAGAGCATGAACATATTGGGAGAATACAACTTCATTTAAGCTATTCAAGCAGTCTAGATGAAAAAACCAAGTGTGGATTGGTGGCAGAAACTTCAGCTTATGATATTATCCTAGAGGTCGCTATGAAAGCAGAACAATTTCAACGAAGAAATTTAGTGTTCAAGGGCCCATGGCTCTGGATGATAACTCGATTCGCATCATATTATGGGATTTCAGATGCATACGCAAGATTAAG ATATCTTTCTTATGTTATGGATGTTGCTTCGCCTACCAAGGACTGTCTTGATCTGATATATGATTTTCTACTCCCTATTATAATGAAAAGCAACCACAAGTCTGTATTGAGTCATCAAGAG AACCGATTACTGGGGGAAATTGACGAACAAATTCAGCAGATCCTTGCTTCAGCATTTGAGAATTATAAATCACTTGACGAACTGTCTTTCTCCGGGATGAAAGATGTCTTTGAGTCTGCTACGGGGACTCCAGCACCGGCGATAGAATCATCTGTCAGGCTTTATGCTCTTCTCAACGATGTATTAACCCCTGAGGCACAGCTAAAACTTTGCAGATACTTTCAG GCTGCTTCAAAGAAGAGGTCAATAAGACATTTGTTGGAAACAAACGATTTACTTAACAACCGTAGTGAAGGTGCTGCACCAGTTGATCCAATGGCACTGACAACATCTTATCAAAAGATGAAGTCTCTAATATTGAGCTTTAAGAATGAAATATCCACTGACATAGCGATCCATAACTGCAGTGTGCTCCCAAG TTATATAGACCTTCCAAATCTTTCAGCGTCAATATATAGCGTGGATCTCTGCAATAGGCTCCGGGAGTTTCTTCTCGTATGGCCTCCTCCTGGACCATCACCTCCTGTTGTTGACCTTGTTATCACAACTGCTGACTTTCAGAGAGATATTACTAGCTGGAACATAAA TCCTATTAAAGGTGGTGTGAACGCCAAAGAGCTATTTTATTCGTATATCACAAACTGGATTGAAGAGAAAAGACGCGTTCTATACGAACTCTGCAAGCTAGAAACG GTAAAACCATGTGGTGATATCTCGGGATTGACTTCTCCTTTTGTGGATGAGATGTATCAGAGACTCAATGGGACACTTGACGAATATGATATTATCATTAGGCGTTGGCCAGAATATGCAATATCCTTGGAGAAA GTTGTAGCAGATGCAGAGAAGGCAATAGTGGAAGCGATGGAGAAACAGTTTGCTGAGATTATATCTCCGTTAAAGGAAAGTAAGATCTTTGGGCTGAAAATCGTCAAGAAGTTCACCAAAGGCGCACCTAACCCTTACGCTGTGCCAAAAGAG CTTGGAGTTCTTTTGAACTCGATGAAAAGAGTGCTTGACATTTTACGGCCGAGTATAGAGAACCGGTTTAAATCTTGGAACTCATACATCCCCGACGGAGAAAACAGAATCTTGGGAGAGCGGTTGAGTGAAGTTACAGTGTTGTTAAGAGCCAAGTTCAGAAGTTATACGCAAGCACTCGTGGAGAAACTCGCTGAGAAT ACGAGAATACAAAATCACATGAAGCTAAAGAGCATCATCCACGACTTAAGGGAAACCACAGCAGAACCAGATGTTAGAAACCGAATGATGGCATTGAAAGATGTGCTAGACAAAACCATCGATCACCTACACAGTGTTTTCCTACCGGATGTGTTTGTATCGGTCTGCAGAGGAATCTGGGACCGATTGGGACAG GATGTGCTTCGTCTTTTGGAGGATAGGAAAGATAATGTGACTTGGCACAAAGGCCCAAGAATCGCAGTTTCT GTTTTGGATGAAATCTTTGCGACACAAATGCAAAGCCTGTTAGGGAACGCTCTCAAGCCTGAGCACTTGGAGCCGCCGAGATCAATGATGGAGCTCAGGTCTAT
- the LOC106336017 gene encoding uncharacterized protein LOC106336017 isoform X1 yields the protein MFREAGLRSIGEDHVGSRWTIGNRKLDAKSVSNANGVKASHGFGLRTAPPVPSAAARGNYKNGGSSSDMDIASDSDEETYERHHSPQDYKTHVRFPHVAAAHNGGYGAKAETLQEAETFGVMNNNISSHNECETRRNVEAGTTGRNQNGTITSTTSLPPRFPTFHASEQGPWSAMIAYEACMRLCLHSMSVDRVNEASYFLNNECKTMRKAFSLEKFFLQSEEELLGKGPCELVTEPSAPKNKKTIGKIRVQVRKIKMGLDPPPGCNIASLTVPKEKLVVVRRNIAELNLTLSSGWKAAKKVHVTPRVPLNGSFSRQSLAYVQAAARYLKQVSKAVKNEVVASHTGQQTYETVQETYSCSLRLKSSAEEDQIKTQPGSSEAFIFLPDSLGDDLISEVRDSKGQLLGRVVVQLAAIVDDPNEKVRWWPIYHEPEHEHIGRIQLHLSYSSSLDEKTKCGLVAETSAYDIILEVAMKAEQFQRRNLVFKGPWLWMITRFASYYGISDAYARLRYLSYVMDVASPTKDCLDLIYDFLLPIIMKSNHKSVLSHQENRLLGEIDEQIQQILASAFENYKSLDELSFSGMKDVFESATGTPAPAIESSVRLYALLNDVLTPEAQLKLCRYFQAASKKRSIRHLLETNDLLNNRSEGAAPVDPMALTTSYQKMKSLILSFKNEISTDIAIHNCSVLPSYIDLPNLSASIYSVDLCNRLREFLLVWPPPGPSPPVVDLVITTADFQRDITSWNINPIKGGVNAKELFYSYITNWIEEKRRVLYELCKLETVKPCGDISGLTSPFVDEMYQRLNGTLDEYDIIIRRWPEYAISLEKVVADAEKAIVEAMEKQFAEIISPLKESKIFGLKIVKKFTKGAPNPYAVPKELGVLLNSMKRVLDILRPSIENRFKSWNSYIPDGENRILGERLSEVTVLLRAKFRSYTQALVEKLAENTRIQNHMKLKSIIHDLRETTAEPDVRNRMMALKDVLDKTIDHLHSVFLPDVFVSVCRGIWDRLGQDVLRLLEDRKDNVTWHKGPRIAVSVLDEIFATQMQSLLGNALKPEHLEPPRSMMELRSMLCKDSKDYREGGYNY from the exons ATGTTCAGAGAAGCCGGCTTGAGAAGCATAGGAGAG GATCATGTTGGTTCGAGGTGGACGATTGGTAACCGGAAGTTGGATGCTAAGTCTGTTTCCAACGCCAATGGTGTGAAAGCTTCTCATGGTTTTGGACTCAGGACTGCTCCTCCAGTTCCTTCGGCTGCTGCGAGAGGTAATTATAAAAACGGTGGCTCAAGTTCAGACATGGACATTGCTTCTGATTCAGATGAAGAGACCTACGAGAGACACCACTCGCCTCAAGATTATAAAACTCATGTTCGCTTCCCTCACGTGGCAGCAGCTCATAATGGTGGATATGGTGCTAAGGCTGAAACTTTACAGGAAGCTGAAACATTTGGTGTGATGAACAATAATATATCTTCGCATAACGAATGTGAAACAAGAAGAAATGTTGAGGCTGGAACTACAGGAAGGAACCAGAACGGGACCATCACTTCAACGACTTCATTGCCTCCTCGTTTCCCAACTTTTCACGCAAG TGAGCAAGGTCCGTGGTCTGCGATGATTGCGTATGAAGCCTGTATGCGGCTATGTCTCCATTCAATGTCAGTGGACAGAGTCAACGAAGCTTCATACTTCCTGAATAACGAATGCAAGACAATGCGGAAGGCATTTAGTTTAGAGAAATTCTTCCTTCAATCCGAAGAAGAGCTACTTGGAAAGGGACCTTGCGAGTTGGTTACCGAGCCATCTGCTCCAAAAAATAAGAAAACTATCGGAAAAATTAGAGTCCAAG TTCGTAAAATTAAAATGGGATTAGATCCCCCACCTGGCTGTAACATTGCATCACTGACGGTCCCCAAGGAAAAGCTCGTAGTTGTTCGTCGCAATATTGCAGAGCTGAATTTGACTTTATCATCTGGATGGAAAGCAGCGAAGAAAGTTCATGTCACTCCTCGTGTTCCTCTTAATGGTTCCTTTTCACGTCAGAGTCTGGCTTACGTGCAGGCAGCTGCTCGCTACCTTAAACAGGTCTCAAAAGCTGTTAAAAACGAAGTGGTTGCATCTCACACTGGACAACAAACTTATGAAACAGTACAAG AAACATATTCATGTTCATTGAGGTTGAAGAGCTCCGCTGAAGAGGATCAAATTAAGACACAGCCTGGGTCCAGCGAGGCTTTTATTTT CTTGCCAGACAGTCTTGGTGATGATTTGATTAGTGAAGTTCGAGATTCGAAGGGGCAACTTCTTGGTCGTGTTGTAGTTCAGCTAGCAGCTATTGTTGATGATCCG AATGAGAAGGTGCGATGGTGGCCAATATATCATGAACCAGAGCATGAACATATTGGGAGAATACAACTTCATTTAAGCTATTCAAGCAGTCTAGATGAAAAAACCAAGTGTGGATTGGTGGCAGAAACTTCAGCTTATGATATTATCCTAGAGGTCGCTATGAAAGCAGAACAATTTCAACGAAGAAATTTAGTGTTCAAGGGCCCATGGCTCTGGATGATAACTCGATTCGCATCATATTATGGGATTTCAGATGCATACGCAAGATTAAG ATATCTTTCTTATGTTATGGATGTTGCTTCGCCTACCAAGGACTGTCTTGATCTGATATATGATTTTCTACTCCCTATTATAATGAAAAGCAACCACAAGTCTGTATTGAGTCATCAAGAG AACCGATTACTGGGGGAAATTGACGAACAAATTCAGCAGATCCTTGCTTCAGCATTTGAGAATTATAAATCACTTGACGAACTGTCTTTCTCCGGGATGAAAGATGTCTTTGAGTCTGCTACGGGGACTCCAGCACCGGCGATAGAATCATCTGTCAGGCTTTATGCTCTTCTCAACGATGTATTAACCCCTGAGGCACAGCTAAAACTTTGCAGATACTTTCAG GCTGCTTCAAAGAAGAGGTCAATAAGACATTTGTTGGAAACAAACGATTTACTTAACAACCGTAGTGAAGGTGCTGCACCAGTTGATCCAATGGCACTGACAACATCTTATCAAAAGATGAAGTCTCTAATATTGAGCTTTAAGAATGAAATATCCACTGACATAGCGATCCATAACTGCAGTGTGCTCCCAAG TTATATAGACCTTCCAAATCTTTCAGCGTCAATATATAGCGTGGATCTCTGCAATAGGCTCCGGGAGTTTCTTCTCGTATGGCCTCCTCCTGGACCATCACCTCCTGTTGTTGACCTTGTTATCACAACTGCTGACTTTCAGAGAGATATTACTAGCTGGAACATAAA TCCTATTAAAGGTGGTGTGAACGCCAAAGAGCTATTTTATTCGTATATCACAAACTGGATTGAAGAGAAAAGACGCGTTCTATACGAACTCTGCAAGCTAGAAACG GTAAAACCATGTGGTGATATCTCGGGATTGACTTCTCCTTTTGTGGATGAGATGTATCAGAGACTCAATGGGACACTTGACGAATATGATATTATCATTAGGCGTTGGCCAGAATATGCAATATCCTTGGAGAAA GTTGTAGCAGATGCAGAGAAGGCAATAGTGGAAGCGATGGAGAAACAGTTTGCTGAGATTATATCTCCGTTAAAGGAAAGTAAGATCTTTGGGCTGAAAATCGTCAAGAAGTTCACCAAAGGCGCACCTAACCCTTACGCTGTGCCAAAAGAG CTTGGAGTTCTTTTGAACTCGATGAAAAGAGTGCTTGACATTTTACGGCCGAGTATAGAGAACCGGTTTAAATCTTGGAACTCATACATCCCCGACGGAGAAAACAGAATCTTGGGAGAGCGGTTGAGTGAAGTTACAGTGTTGTTAAGAGCCAAGTTCAGAAGTTATACGCAAGCACTCGTGGAGAAACTCGCTGAGAAT ACGAGAATACAAAATCACATGAAGCTAAAGAGCATCATCCACGACTTAAGGGAAACCACAGCAGAACCAGATGTTAGAAACCGAATGATGGCATTGAAAGATGTGCTAGACAAAACCATCGATCACCTACACAGTGTTTTCCTACCGGATGTGTTTGTATCGGTCTGCAGAGGAATCTGGGACCGATTGGGACAG GATGTGCTTCGTCTTTTGGAGGATAGGAAAGATAATGTGACTTGGCACAAAGGCCCAAGAATCGCAGTTTCT GTTTTGGATGAAATCTTTGCGACACAAATGCAAAGCCTGTTAGGGAACGCTCTCAAGCCTGAGCACTTGGAGCCGCCGAGATCAATGATGGAGCTCAGGTCTAT
- the LOC106336315 gene encoding 14-3-3-like protein GF14 kappa isoform X1 — MAATLSRDQYVYMAKLAEQAERYEEMVQFMESLVSSATPAGELTVEERNLLSVAYKNVIGSLRAAWRIVSSIEQKEESRKNEEHVSLVKDYRSKVEGELSTICSGILKLLDTHLIPSATASESKVFYLKMKGDYHRYMAEFKSGDERKTAAEDTMIAYKAAQDVAVADLAPTHPIRLGLALNFSVFYYEILNSSEKACSMAKQAFEEAIAELDTLGEESYKDSTLIMQLLRDNLTLWTSDMQEQMDEA, encoded by the exons ATGGCGGCGACGTTGAGCAGAGACCAATACGTGTACATGGCGAAGCTCGCCGAGCAAGCGGAGCGTTACGAGGAGATGGTCCAGTTCATGGAGAGCCTCGTAAGCTCCGCCACGCCGGCCGGCGAGCTCACGGTGGAGGAGAGGAACCTTCTCTCCGTGGCGTACAAGAACGTGATCGGATCTCTACGAGCGGCGTGGAGGATCGTGTCTTCGATCGAGCAGAAGGAAGAGAGCAGGAAGAACGAGGAGCACGTGTCGCTCGTCAAGGATTACAGATCCAAGGTCGAGGGCGAGCTCTCCACGATCTGCTCGGGGATCCTCAAGCTGCTCGATACGCATCTGATCCCTTCGGCTACCGCTAGCGAGTCGAAGGTGTTTTACCTGAAGATGAAGGGGGATTACCATCGGTACATGGCGGAGTTCAAATCTGGAGACGAGAGGAAGACTGCTGCGGAAGATACCATGATCGCCTACAAGGCTGCTCAG GACGTTGCAGTTGCTGATCTAGCGCCTACGCATCCGATCAGGCTGGGTCTGGCTCTCAATTTCTCGGTGTTTTACTACGAGATTCTCAACTCTTCTGAGAAAGCTTGTAGCATGGCCAAACAG GCTTTCGAGGAGGCCATTGCTGAGCTGGACACGTTGGGAGAGGAGTCATACAAGGACAGTACTCTCATCATGCAGTTGCTAAGGGACAATCTAACCCTCTGGACCTCCGACATGCAG GAGCAGATGGATGAGGCCTGA
- the LOC106336315 gene encoding 14-3-3-like protein GF14 kappa isoform X2 produces the protein MAATLSRDQYVYMAKLAEQAERYEEMVQFMESLVSSATPAGELTVEERNLLSVAYKNVIGSLRAAWRIVSSIEQKEESRKNEEHVSLVKDYRSKVEGELSTICSGILKLLDTHLIPSATASESKVFYLKMKGDYHRYMAEFKSGDERKTAAEDTMIAYKAAQDVAVADLAPTHPIRLGLALNFSVFYYEILNSSEKACSMAKQAFEEAIAELDTLGEESYKDSTLIMQLLRDNLTLWTSDMQMDEA, from the exons ATGGCGGCGACGTTGAGCAGAGACCAATACGTGTACATGGCGAAGCTCGCCGAGCAAGCGGAGCGTTACGAGGAGATGGTCCAGTTCATGGAGAGCCTCGTAAGCTCCGCCACGCCGGCCGGCGAGCTCACGGTGGAGGAGAGGAACCTTCTCTCCGTGGCGTACAAGAACGTGATCGGATCTCTACGAGCGGCGTGGAGGATCGTGTCTTCGATCGAGCAGAAGGAAGAGAGCAGGAAGAACGAGGAGCACGTGTCGCTCGTCAAGGATTACAGATCCAAGGTCGAGGGCGAGCTCTCCACGATCTGCTCGGGGATCCTCAAGCTGCTCGATACGCATCTGATCCCTTCGGCTACCGCTAGCGAGTCGAAGGTGTTTTACCTGAAGATGAAGGGGGATTACCATCGGTACATGGCGGAGTTCAAATCTGGAGACGAGAGGAAGACTGCTGCGGAAGATACCATGATCGCCTACAAGGCTGCTCAG GACGTTGCAGTTGCTGATCTAGCGCCTACGCATCCGATCAGGCTGGGTCTGGCTCTCAATTTCTCGGTGTTTTACTACGAGATTCTCAACTCTTCTGAGAAAGCTTGTAGCATGGCCAAACAG GCTTTCGAGGAGGCCATTGCTGAGCTGGACACGTTGGGAGAGGAGTCATACAAGGACAGTACTCTCATCATGCAGTTGCTAAGGGACAATCTAACCCTCTGGACCTCCGACATGCAG ATGGATGAGGCCTGA